The following are from one region of the Odontesthes bonariensis isolate fOdoBon6 chromosome 12, fOdoBon6.hap1, whole genome shotgun sequence genome:
- the LOC142396284 gene encoding thrombospondin-type laminin G domain and EAR repeat-containing protein-like: MLACRPLLLTWVLLATTGPGHTWRPCTDLMPLDLLSRALPRPGEAPPTQVQMVQSRGSRGLRPAGAAALSFPASQLFTNCDCFPAEFSLVATVKIPSLSQKTNEYILSVVKEESNLLLLGLRVSEDRLHLVTTPTGFGGRSRIIFKDVGLDDNRWHTIVLAVTGQYATLTIDCGLPLELKQVQSFPSTLSTRGSRFFLGSRGRWRGRFSGLLRQLVLLPGSDAGPRLCPNSEPGLAELSVPPVLKSVPLQLNQQGPVYPFEAEARVTAGTRPPCFRPEQGQLWFNARRRSLFICDGLTWRTLLQNKDRLDYVEDYQDLYTRSETFDIEVFSIPSEGLFMAAANRDSRLGSGIYRWTNGSFQLYQNISTQEARAWKHFTIDDKIFLVVANVREAEPERSVIYRWDQRRRRFLRHQTLETHSAQDWEAFQIHNHSFLVVANHRRGTHHNIPSVVYRWNPDTKLFELNQTLPSSGAYDWEFFTIERFHFLVVANTFNDQTTTISSTIYIWQDGSFRTFQNITTVGATDWEAFQIDGRFFLAVANSQKVSSQGPIFYSINSTVYELNMLTQTFIRFQDILTHSALDWEFFTVGDEKFLVVANSHDGSSYSLNSVVYRWQGYEGFVAVHSLPTFGCRDWEHFSTDEGSFLVYSSATSRLSKVFRLRTY, translated from the exons ACCTGATGCCACTCGACCTGCTCTCCAGGGCTCTGCCCCGCCCAGGTGAAGCCCCGCCCACACAG GTTCAGATGGTTCAGTCCAGAGGGTCCAGAGGTCTCAGACCGGCCGGCGCCGCTGCTCTGAGCTTTCCCGCCTCACAACTCTTCACCAACTGTGACTGTTTTCCTGCTGAGTTCTCATTGGTCGCCACCGTGAAGATACCGAGTCTGAGTCAGAAG ACAAACGAATACATCCTCTCTGTGGTGAAGGAAGAATCTAATTTGCTGTTGCTCGGTTTACGGGTCTCTGAGGACCGCCTCCATCTTGTAACCACGCCCACTGGTTTTGGTGGGCGGAGTCGAATAATTTTCAAGGATGTTGGATTGGATGACAACCGATGGCACACCATTGTGCTGGCTGTCACCGGACAATACGCCACGCTGACCATCGACTGTGGACTGCCTCTGGAGCT TAAACAGGTCCAGTCCTTCCCCAGCACTCTGAGTACCAGAGGGTCCCGGTTCTTCCTCGGCAGCAGGGGCCGGTGGAGGGGACGCTTCTCT GGTCTACTGCGCCAGCTGGTTCTGCTTCCGGGCTCAGACGCCGGGCCCCGACTGTGTCCGAACTCTGAACCCGGTCTGGCCGAGCTGTCCGTCCCACCGGTCCTGAAGTCCGTTCCGCTCCAGCTGAACCAGCAGGGACCAGTTTACCCTTTCG AGGCCGAGGCCAGAGTGACCGCAGGGACTCGTCCTCCGTGTTTCAGACCAGAACAGGGCCAGCTGTGGTTCAACGCTCGGAGGAGGAGCCTGTTCATCTGCGACGGGCTGACGTGGAGGACGCTGCTGCAGA ATAAGGATCGTCTGGACTACGTGGAGGACTATCAGGACCTGTACACCCGCTCAGAAACCTTTGACATCGAGGTCTTCTCCATCCCGTCTGAAGGCCTGTTCATGGCTGCAGCCAACAG GGACTCTCGGCTCGGCTCGGGCATCTACAGATGGACAAACGGCTCGTTCCAGTTGTACCAGAACATCAGCACCCAGGAGGCCCGGGCCTGGAAGCACTTCACCATCGACGACAAG ATTTTCCTGGTGGTGGCGAACGTCCGGGAGGCGGAGCCCGAGCGGTCGGTCATCTATCGATGGGATCAGCGGCGGCGACGTTTCCTCCGTCATCAGACTCTGGAGACTCACTCTGCTCAGGACTGGGAGGCCTTTCAGATCCACAACCACAGCTTCCTGGTGGTGGCCAATCACAGACGAG GGACTCACCACAACATCCCCAGTGTGGTCTACAGGTGGAACCCCGACACCAAG CTGTTTGAGCTGAACCAGACCCTTCCCTCCTCTGGAGCGTACGACTGGGAGTTCTTCACCATCGAACGGTTCCACTTCCTGGTGGTGGCCAACACCTTCAACGATCAGACCACCACCATCAGCTCCACCATCTACATCTGGCAGGATGGAAGCTTCCGGACCTTCCAGAACATCACG ACGGTTGGAGCGACGGACTGGGAGGCGTTCCAGATCGACGGCAGGTTCTTCCTCGCCGTGGCCAACAGTCAGAAGGTTTCCAGCCAGGGTCCGATCTTCTACAGCATCAACTCCACCGTCTACGAGCTCAACATGCTCACCCAGACCTTCATCCGCTTCCAGGACATCCTGACTCACAG CGCTCTGGACTGGGAGTTCTTCACCGTCGGAGACGAGAAGTTCTTGGTTGTGGCGAACTCTCATGATGGCAGCTCATACTCTCTGAACAGCGTGGTCTACAG GTGGCAGGGCTACGAGGGCTTCGTGGCGGTCCACAGCCTGCCCACGTTCGGCTGCAGGGACTGGGAACACTTCAGCACCGACGAAGGCTCCTTCCTGGTGTACTCCAGCGCCACCTCCAGGCTCAGCAAGGTGTTCAGACTCAGGACGTACTGA